One genomic segment of Coffea arabica cultivar ET-39 chromosome 6e, Coffea Arabica ET-39 HiFi, whole genome shotgun sequence includes these proteins:
- the LOC113694054 gene encoding protein TIFY 10a, giving the protein MGSSEVMDSGRFPAAQKSNFAHTCSLLSQYLKEKGSFGDLSLGLTRNFEPNGPPTKTMNLLPMIEKTGKNSDAPAAARTPSMPVNLFGTAFPKGEAQKKTDDSVVKAEPETAQMTIFYNGQVMVFNDFPADKAKEIMLLAGQGSSPHGVNTYATANMVPKPAESATTNLVTSSPSIVPSFANNLVQESAQKPLQPNFNDLPIARKASLTKFLEKRKDRITARAPYPVGAADPKPAESKTWLGFAPQFPVQMERHA; this is encoded by the exons ATGGGTTCGTCGGAAGTTATGGATTCCGGGAGGTTCCCAGCTGCCCAGAAGTCAAACTTTGCTCATACTTGTAGTCTTCTCAGTCAATACTTGAAGGAGAAGGGTAGCTTTGGAGATCTCAGCCTTGGTCTCACCCGAAACTTTGAGCCTAATG GGCCTCCGACTAAGACCATGAATTTGCTCCCCATGATCGAGAAAACGGGTAAGAATTCCGATGCGCCGGCGGCGGCTAGGACTCCCAGCATGCCGGTAAATCTTTTTGGCACCGCATTCCCTAAAGGAGAAGCCCAAAAGAAAACCGATGACAG TGTGGTAAAGGCGGAACCAGAAACTGCCCAAATGACGATTTTCTACAATGGACAAGTCATGGTGTTCAATGACTTCCCAGCAGACAAGGCCAAGGAAATCATGCTTTTGGCCGGCCAGGGATCTTCACCGCATGGTGTCAACACTTATGCTACTGCTAACATGGTTCCAAAACCGGCTGAATCTGCTACCACCAACTTGGTTACCTCGTCTCCAAGCATTGTCCCCAGCTTTGCTAACAACTTGGTCCAAGAATCTGCCCAGAAACCTCTTCAACCGAATTTTAATG ATTTGCCAATTGCAAGGAAAGCTTCACTCACAAAGTTCTTGGAGAAACGAAAAGATAG GATCACAGCAAGAGCACCATACCCGGTGGGAGCTGCTGATCCGAAGCCGGCTGAAAGCAAGACATGGCTGGGCTTCGCTCCTCAATTCCCTGTGCAAATGGAGCGCCATGCGTAG